The following coding sequences lie in one Eschrichtius robustus isolate mEscRob2 chromosome 10, mEscRob2.pri, whole genome shotgun sequence genomic window:
- the PBK gene encoding lymphokine-activated killer T-cell-originated protein kinase, with amino-acid sequence MEETSNFKTPSRLSEKKKSASCLTPCINIPASPFMQKLGFGTGVNVYLMKRSPRGLSHSPWAVKKINPRCNDDYQSVYQKRLTDEAKILKSLNHPNIIGYRAFTKASDGSLCLAMEYGGEKSLNDLIEERNRDSRDPFPAAIILKVALNMARGLKYLHQDKKLLHGDIKSSNVVIKGDFETIKICDVGVSLPLDENMTVTDPEACYIGTEPWKPKEALEENGIITDKADIFAFGLTLWEMMTLSIPHISLPDDDDDEDKTFDESDFDDEAYRAALGTRPPVNTAELGESYQTVIELFAVCTHEDPEDRPSAAHVVDALEMDVP; translated from the exons CATCGTGTTTAACTCCATGCATAAATATTCCTGCCTCTCCGTTTATGCAGAAGCTTGGCTTTGGTACTGGGGTAAATGTCTACCTCATGAAAAG atctcCAAGAGGTTTGTCTCATTCTCCTTGGGCTGTGAAAAAGATTAATCCTAGATGTAATGATGATTATCAGAGTGTGTATCAAAAGAGACTAACTGATGAAGCTAAGATTTTGAAAAGTCTTAATCATCCAAACATTATAG GTTACCGTGCTTTCACTAAAGCTAGCGATGGTAGTCTCTGTCTTGCTATGGAATACGGAGGTGAAAAGTCTCTGAATGACTTAATAGAAGAACGAAATAGAGATAGCCGAGATCCTTTTCCAGCagccataattttaaaagttgcttTGAATATGGCAAGAGGGTTAAAG TATTTGCACCAAGACAAGAAACTGCTTCATGGAGATATAAAGTCTTCAAATGTTGTTATTAAAGGTgattttgaaacaattaaaatttgTGATGTAGGAGTCTCTCTACCATTGGATGAAAATATGACCG TGACTGACCCTGAGGCCTGTTATATTGGCACCGAGCCCTGGAAACCTAAGGAGGCTCTGGAGGAGAATGGTATTATTACTGACAAGGCAGACATATTTGCCTTTGGCCTTACTCTGTGGGAAATGATGACTTTATCTATTCCACACATTAGTCTtccagatgatgatgatgatgaag ATAAAACTTTTGATGAAAGTGACTTCGATGACGAAGCATACCGTGCGGCCTTGGGAACGAGGCCTCCCGTTAATACGGCAGAACTGGGCGAATCGTACCAGACAGTAATCGAGCTCTTCGCTGTGTGCACTCACGAAGACCCTGAAGATCGCCCTTCTGCTGCGCACGTCGTTGACGCTTTGGAAATGGATGTCCCGTGA